In the Candidatus Hydrogenedentota bacterium genome, TCATCTTCCGCGAGCACCGCGCCGGTCTGGAGTACCTGCACCATTCCCCCACGCTGGCGGACCAGGGCCTTCATCTGGAGCTCGGCGGGTACGAGCACCGGGTGTTGCTGGACTGGCGGCATGTCGCGGACCATGACGGTTCCTGGGCGCGGCTTCATGCCATGCTGGGGGGGCGTGGCGTGCCGTCCATGGAGGAGGCCTGGCAGGAGCTGCGGCTCGCGCCCCTGCTGGACCCGTTCCGGGTGTTCATCGCCCCGGACACTTTCGCGCGCCTCGCGGCGGAGGAAATGGACTGGGACACTGTGGCGGAACGGATGGAACAATTCCTGGAGGCTGCGGGCCTGTGGATGGGCCGGCCCGTAAACGCCGCGGACATGCTGGAAAAGACACGCAGGGAAATCGCGCTGCTCAGAAATTGGGCGGCCACAGTTAAAGCGCACCGCTTGGATGCGGCGACGGATGGGTGGCTTTCAGCGTGGGCGGACTGCGCGCCGCCCCTGGCCATGGAGACCTGGCGCGTGCCCCTGGCCCTCGCCCTCCTGCGGCACATGGGCGACATGTTGCGGGACCGCAACGGCGCCGCGGTGGACAATACACCCCCTGCCGACATGCCTGAAAATGGGGGCATCCTTGTCCCGGCGCGGCCCCAAAAGAAAGGGGTATTTGATTCGCAGGCGCATTCTGGAAAGTTGATGCGGGAGTGGTTTCTCACCCGGCAACTGGCCCGAAGTTTCCAGGAATTGGGCGGGGACGAATGGCGCGCCGCCATGGACGCCCGTCTGGTCCGGCTCATTCTCGCCCATGGACCGGGCATGCAGTCGCTCCAAACGGAGGTCTGGGCCCCCGTCCTGCATGAAGTGTTCTCGGACCCCGACACGTGCGCCTTTCTCGCGGTCAACCAATATGGGGGCAGACGCTGGCTGAACCGCGAGCAGTTGGAGCGCATGCTGCGGACCGCCCTTTTCTCCACCGCCGTGGACTGGGCCGCCTCTGAAGAGCTTGAAAAATCGGGTTCCGCCAAACGGCTCCCGCCGCTCCAAGAAGACTTTCAGACGGTGCTCGAAACCGCCGAAGACACCGGCTACGACCTGGATTGGACGCTTGAGGCGCTCGTCTGAATGGGCACAGATGGGGCGGCGCGCCCCGCAGAAAAAATGTCCGCTATCCCTCAGACCGGGTTGCCGTCAACGGCGGACTCTCCGCATCGGCCGGCTCCTCCGTGAAGGAAACCCGGATCACCCCTGATGCGTCCACAAAGAAATTGCGGGTTCCCGTGACACCAAAATTGGCGGTGTCCGCGTTCACCTTGTAATAAGCGCCGTTGTCATCGCCGGCAAGGACAAACGCATACCCGCTCCGAATAACCCCCTCTTCCCAATCCCCATCCAAATAAGCGGGAACGGCATCTGTCAGTTCCGTGATGTCCCCCGTGTACCGGCTGTTGCCACTGTGGAAACAGGTCTCCGCCGAAACAATCGAATGAAGGCTGCCGATGGCGCTGGACTCATTGGCTTGAATCCGGTTCCTGAGAAGGCTGGGGATGGCAATCGCCGCAATAATGGCGATGATGGCAACAATTAGCATCAGCTCAAGCAACGTGAAACCATGACGTTCTGACAACATTAAGTCACTCCCGGCAGACCTCATTATGTGTTCCACGCCCCGCACTTGCCCGCCAATGCAAACAACACACAATTCACCGCCGCTATATGCGGCACCGATGCTTTAGCGAACAGGTAACTAGCAATTTTTATGCCTTTGCATCACGCATCCCATTTTTCTTGTATATCAACAGGTATCGGGGGGCTGTCATTCATAAATTTCCTGGCTGAAGGTGCGCCTAGTGACAAATTTTGTCGCCATCCACCCCATTTATGTCACGATGTTCCGGTCCGGGGCATGGCAACACGCATCTTTTTCTTGACTTTTTACCCCGCAAAACCGCATGCTATGGGGGCGTTTCAACGCATTCCCCTGCCATCCGGCAGTCCAACAAACCGCCCAAAGGAGTGAAAATCATGCACAAAATCGTGTTGCTTCGCCATGGACAAAGCACATGGAATCTCGAAAACCGTTTCACCGGATGGACTGATGTGGACCTCAGCGACCAGGGCCGTGCGGAGGCCGCCGCCGCCGGGAAACTGCTCAGGGAAGAGGGTTTCGAATTCGACTTGGTTTACACCTCCGTCCTCAAGCGCGCCATCCGCACCATGTGGCTTGCCTTGGACGAATTGGACCAGATGTGGCTTCCGGTCATCCGTGACTGGCGCCTGAATGAGCGCCATTATGGCGGGCTTCAGGGTCTGAACAAGGCCGAGACCGCCGAGAAACACGGCGAGGAGCAGGTGAAAATATGGCGCCGCGCTTTCGACATCGCACCGCCCCCGCTGGAGGAGAGCGACGACCGCTATCCCGGCCACGACCGCCGCTATGCGGGCCTGTCAAAGGCGGAACTCCCCCTGACGGAAAGCCTCAAGGACACCATAGCCCGCTTTGTGCCCTACTGGAATGATGTCATTGCCCCGCAGGTGAAGTCCGGCAGGCGGGTGCTCATTGTCGCCCACGGCAACAGTCTGCGCGCCCTCGTCAAACACTTGGACAACATTTCCGACGCCGACATCATCAACCTGAACATCCCCACGGGCATCCCGCTGATGTACGAGCTGGACGACAACCTCAAGCCGCTTGCCAGCCGCTATCTCGGGGACCCCGAGGCCGCCCGCAAAGCCGCCGAGGCCGTAGCCAACCAGGGCAAGGCCAAGTAAGGCGGCCGAATTCCCCAAAACTATGACCGCCCGTTTCCCAAAACCCGGAAAACGGGCGGTGTTTCATTTCTGTGCTGCGGCGGGTCTGCTTCCATCCCCTGGGTCCGCCGCCCAAAACGCCCCTCTTAGACGTACTTGAACGGGCTCACAAGCGCCGACATGGGCGTCTCTTTGTGGCAGGCCCCGTAAAAGAACAGGTCCACAAGCCCCTCCGCCAAGTCATCCGTCAGATGGATGTCCGGCATGTGCGACTTGGCCATGATGTGCGTGTCCATGATGCTGATAAACACCAGCGAAAGGCTCTGCGCGTCGCCCCCCGTAAGTTCGGCGTGGTCCAGCCCTTCCTGGATAATCTGCTCCACCACCTGAAACCGTTTTCGCCGGAAAATGTTTTTGTCCAGCTTCGGCCCGCACATGGGCGGTGAAAAGTACATCTGGAAAATCAGCCGGATGGTCAGCGGGTTGCGCTCGGCATACATGAACGTCAGCCGCATCAGCGCCTTCAGGCGGCCCAGACTTTCCGCGTACCCTTGGGAAATGCCCTCGAGCCGTGTTGCATACTCGTTGAACAGGGACTCCACAAGCCGGCGAAAGAGGTCCTCCTTGTTCTGAAAATAATAATAAAGCACCGGGCGTGTCACCCCCGCACCCTCAATGATCTCGCGGATGCTCGTGCCCTCGTACCCCTTTTCAGAAAAAAGCTTTAGCGCGCTTTCGAGCAGCCGCGCCTCAGCCTCATTGCCTGTTTCCAGCGGTGTTGTTTCCATGGGCTATACCTACCGTTCATTAGATTTTGTCCGCCTATTGTACCCGCTTTCAGCCCGTGTGTAAAGTCGGCAAATCACATCCCGGAAAAAACAAGCCTGCCACTGCGGCCCATGCGGTTGTGCGCCCCGTCCGTCCCTGGAGAAGGCAGTTAGTGCCCGGTGTCCGTCTTGGGGAGCAACTCGCCGAAGTACACCCCCTCGCTTTCAAGGATGCGGATGCGGCGGTGACAAACCGAGCAGCCGACCTCGCCCCCTGCGCCCACCTCCTCACCCAGCCGGACAAATGTGCTGCAGAACGGGCAGGCGATGCTGTGCGCCTCGTTTTTGTAGTAGTCCTGAAGCACCTGGGCGATGCGCCTCTTGTTCAGGGCCGTGATGAGGGCGTCCACAATGGCCGCGTCAAACTGGGTTCCCTTGCCTTTTTGAAGGCTATCCACCGCGACCTCAATGGGCAGCCCCTTGCGGTAGGGGCGGTTGCTGGTCATGGCGTCAAAGGCGTCGGCCACGGAGATGAGCCTTCCCTCAATGGGAATATTTTCACCCCGCAGCCCGAAGGGATATCCGGTGCCGTCCCAGCGCTCGTGGTGGTACAGGCAATACGGGATAAGTGGCTGAAGAAATTTCACGTCACGCAGGAGGTCGGCGCCGCGCTCGGGATGAACCTTCATCTGGGCAAACTCCTCCTCCGTAAGTTTTCCCACCTTTCCCAGAATGCTGTTGTCCACGGCGATCTTGCCCACGTCATGCAGGACGCCGCCCATCTGCACCTCGTTGATTTTCGCCTCGTCCCAGCCAAGCTCGCGGGCGATTTCCATGGCGAAGTTGGTGACCCGCCAGGTATGGCCGACGGTGTAGTGGTCCCGCAATTCTATCGCGTTCGCCAGCACGATCAGGGTGTCCTGGTAGGACTGCTCCACCAGCCGGACATACTGGGCGTTTTTAATGGCCGTCGCGGCGGCGCCGGCCAGCGCGACCAGCAGTTCGAGGTCGCTGTTGTTGAAGGCGTCCACCACGCCGTGGTTGTCCACATAGAGGACGCCAAGCCGCTCGTCATGGTGGGTGAGCGGCACGCACATGGCCGAGGAGATGTTTTCTGAAATGATGCTCATGCCCGCCCGGAACCTCGAGTCGTCCAGGGCGTTGCAGGTGATGACCGCCTCCCCCTTTTCGAACGCGCGGTTGATGATGCTGGAGCTTATGTGCAGGTCCTTCCCGGGGATTCCGGAGCGGGTGTACTCGACGTTCAACCCCTCCTTTCCCTCCTGTGACAGCAGAATGACCCCGTTGTGCGCCGGGATAAGGGAGAAAACCTG is a window encoding:
- a CDS encoding prepilin-type N-terminal cleavage/methylation domain-containing protein, whose product is MRSAGSDLMLSERHGFTLLELMLIVAIIAIIAAIAIPSLLRNRIQANESSAIGSLHSIVSAETCFHSGNSRYTGDITELTDAVPAYLDGDWEEGVIRSGYAFVLAGDDNGAYYKVNADTANFGVTGTRNFFVDASGVIRVSFTEEPADAESPPLTATRSEG
- the gpmA gene encoding 2,3-diphosphoglycerate-dependent phosphoglycerate mutase is translated as MHKIVLLRHGQSTWNLENRFTGWTDVDLSDQGRAEAAAAGKLLREEGFEFDLVYTSVLKRAIRTMWLALDELDQMWLPVIRDWRLNERHYGGLQGLNKAETAEKHGEEQVKIWRRAFDIAPPPLEESDDRYPGHDRRYAGLSKAELPLTESLKDTIARFVPYWNDVIAPQVKSGRRVLIVAHGNSLRALVKHLDNISDADIINLNIPTGIPLMYELDDNLKPLASRYLGDPEAARKAAEAVANQGKAK
- a CDS encoding TetR/AcrR family transcriptional regulator, with translation METTPLETGNEAEARLLESALKLFSEKGYEGTSIREIIEGAGVTRPVLYYYFQNKEDLFRRLVESLFNEYATRLEGISQGYAESLGRLKALMRLTFMYAERNPLTIRLIFQMYFSPPMCGPKLDKNIFRRKRFQVVEQIIQEGLDHAELTGGDAQSLSLVFISIMDTHIMAKSHMPDIHLTDDLAEGLVDLFFYGACHKETPMSALVSPFKYV
- a CDS encoding HD domain-containing protein, with protein sequence MADDCIVVLTGTLKGASYPVESGVSIGRNPDNTIQTDDMLVSRRHAVVERAPGGGAVLRDLGSGNGTYVGNQRVLEHQLADGEIFWVGKQQLQYHAGPQKTAMPKVTDSKVLQTEGEEKFESTDARNIYQTFFQAPQGVTGEERLREIQRRLAAVYAANQAIASEQKLSMVFDRLMEQVFSLIPAHNGVILLSQEGKEGLNVEYTRSGIPGKDLHISSSIINRAFEKGEAVITCNALDDSRFRAGMSIISENISSAMCVPLTHHDERLGVLYVDNHGVVDAFNNSDLELLVALAGAAATAIKNAQYVRLVEQSYQDTLIVLANAIELRDHYTVGHTWRVTNFAMEIARELGWDEAKINEVQMGGVLHDVGKIAVDNSILGKVGKLTEEEFAQMKVHPERGADLLRDVKFLQPLIPYCLYHHERWDGTGYPFGLRGENIPIEGRLISVADAFDAMTSNRPYRKGLPIEVAVDSLQKGKGTQFDAAIVDALITALNKRRIAQVLQDYYKNEAHSIACPFCSTFVRLGEEVGAGGEVGCSVCHRRIRILESEGVYFGELLPKTDTGH